In the genome of Hevea brasiliensis isolate MT/VB/25A 57/8 chromosome 14, ASM3005281v1, whole genome shotgun sequence, the window CATTCACATAGCATAAGAAGAATGAGGAGCAGTCATCAAGACAGTTAGCTGTTGATTTTCCTTATTGATGACAACCATGGAAGTGATTTCTAAATCAAGTGAAGTGAAATTTTAAGGCAGAAGACAAAGGAACTatgatttaggtcaattttacccATTTATCTGCAAGAATCTAATATTATTGTCTTATTTAAGGTAATAATTATTACTCTTCAAAAACCTGATCACATATATGGTGCATTAATCCAAATTGTGTAGATGAAAAGTATCAGTGATAGATTAGTAACACCAAACAACCAAGGTTCCTCAATGTCAAAAATTCAAGTttcaacaattttcttacttcaaTTGTTTCCTGTTTGTATATCCATTATCCATATGTTTTTGTTTTCACCTTCAATTTGAATGCCAAACTAAACCAAGTTATATGCTCTGTTTTAACAATGGAAATGTATTGTTCATTTACAACTTACCTCTAACCAGATACTAAGTTGTTTGCATCTTATGATTATCATGAATGTATACAGGCATAAAAAGAAGTTCAAGAAGTGGCGAAGTGAATACAGATATTCTCCTACAAGTTTTTAATATGCCAAAAGATATTCCCATTTGCAAGTTATCAGATGATAATTTCTCTAAGGTAACAATATTTTTTAGCATTTGAAAGGTTAGTTAACCTATGTAGCAAAGTTAATAGAGAAGCAACAGAATTACATTTAAACTGAAAATACTATCTTCAGAATCATTTGTGTTTATTTCTTGTGGAATGTAATTTATGTTGGTCAAATTTTTTTACCATATGCACTCGAGATTTAAACAAAGGactagttgctaaaggagtatttGGTTGTTGAGATTTGATTGACGTAGGATAATCTCCAATGAAGTTTTCGTTGATTAACATTTCTAAGGATAGTATGCTTAAGAATTCAATGTGACATTTCATTCTTAGCCTATGCCTATTTTGGAATCTTCTCCTACTTATTTCATTGAACTTTTTGTCAACACTTGCAAAGAAGAGGTTTTTAGTGTTCCCTTCCAATCTATTTCCCACTACACGGCAAGTGATTAATTTGATGAGCTGAAATTAGATCCACATATACTACCGAAGGTTACAGTAAATTATGGTTTTGCATCTTGTTGCAAAGGTTGCATTCTGATTGCATAATCTTATTTTGCAGGAAGAATGTGAGGATTTGCAACAAAGGGTGAGCGAGGGTCGGCTAGAGAGGCCCACTGTTGTAAGCTTTTGTGGTTAAGCAATTTGCCTGAGCTGCATTAACCAATGTTATCCTTATTTGCCATTATTTTTTATGTTGTTACACATATAGATCTGTAAGAATGATGAGTTGATGACTTTTGCTTTCTGCTGTAATTTGGATTCAAGTCTATGAAAAGTGGCAATTATTATATTTCTATATGGTTAAACATAATAGTAATGTACCTTGACTAGAATCCTTTGACTGACAGGTGGAATTCAAGGAAAAGGCCAAAAGTCTCCACGATGTTATAACAAAACATGTATGTAGCCCCTTCATAATCTAGAAAAATAGGTGCTTAAATAGTTTGTTGTATATTTTTAGTGTCTTAGATTGGACCATTCATCATATGAGAAAGGATTAATGCGATAAAATACCCAAAGAAGAAAGGGGACATTTAAAGGTAGGAACTTGACCCATAATGTTGTTATTACTCAATGTCAATTTGGACTGGCTGTGTGCTTGCTAAGCTATTAATGTTTCATGGAAacgaaagattttctcatcatatcCATATCTTCTGAAGTGAGTCCCTACATATTTCCTAGAAATTGATTATGTAGATTAATTTTTGCTTAAATTCTTCTTTTAGGACTCTGAGAATTTACTTCCTTGtccgcttttttttttttgtgggggggggggggaggcgcGCGGGGTAGGGTTTGATTATGATGATTTCTGAACTGTCTCATGTTTTCAAACTCTCTCTAAATAGTTTTATGCTATTTCACTCCAAATTCTAATAATTCTTTTATCTTTTATATGCCTTGTTTTATCTCTTATGCGTTTTGTTATTGTGACTGAGTGCACACGTGTGGTTTTTTCTTCTCCTTCTAACTTTGCTTTTGTTCTTTTCATCATCTGCAATACCCAGTGGATTCTGAAGGAGATTACTCTATTGCAAAACCTTATTGATCATGCAAATGAGAAGGGATGGAGAAGAGAATATCCTTTGATGTTGTAGTTTCACACAAAATGGAATTAGTAACCTATGTTGAGAGCATTTGAATATGTTCATAATGCATGCCTGTGCACATGATAAGAATTGGGGAAGCATCTCCAAGCAGCTCAAACTCTTTTGTCACTACCCTGATCTACAAGTTACTATATCTAGAGCTTATTGAGACaaatttatcataaaaaattCACTAGACCAGGAAAACCCAATACTGTTAATAAAAAAGATGTCACTGTTTTTTGATCAACTGGTTGGTCTTATTTAATGTTTGGGCACAAGTTTGTCTCATTTATGTGTAATAACATCCCTTCAAACTATCCTTTTAATCAAACTGTGTGGATTGGCATTTCTTGTTTTCTTTATGAGGTGCCTCCTACATGTCACGTATGCCATGCATCAAATTGTCACTTAAAATTGGTTCACTAATCTCAATGAAAATGCAATGCGACCCTTAACCTTCATTTCTGTGTACGCTTTCTGAGTACATGGACAGACTGCTGCTACTTCGGACACCAACAGAACAGTCACGCTTGTTGCATGACATTCCAGAAATAATTGCCGATGAAGCAGAGGTTGAAACTGCTGAAAATGACTTGTCCTCGAAGGATGAAAAGGGAAATAATACCTCACCAGAATCAGCTTGTGGAGGAATGTCAAAGCCTTGCAGAAAAAGTTCAAGTGGCAATAGGATTCCATCCTACCTAAGCAATGAGCAAATTTTGCAGGTCTGATGTGGTTCTGCTCCTACTTTTTTATTTCCAGGAACAGCATGTTTTTGTTTCCTTCTTGGCATATATATGATCTTTTGCTTGCAATATGTCGTGGAGATTAACATAAATTTATGCAAGACAAATTTTTCTGGATTCTAATAGAATTAACAAAAATTTATGCAAGATCAATGTTTCTGGATTCTAACAGAACTAAAAGTTTCTTATTTGTCTTTAAGCTATAATAAGCTTTTACCAGATGAACCATTTTGTTTTTCCTTCTAGAATATTTTAGGTTGTTTGACAGTCTTCAGAATCATATGTTCCAGTACTGATTCAATCACAGTCAACATTTTAATTGCAATGAGGCAATGTATTGTTTTGCATACAAATTTCCTGCATTTTTTTCTCTGTTGGGGTCCTTGAGGACCATGTTTTTCTATCATAATATAAAGTTTAGGTATCTATTGTTTTACCATAATTTCAACATAGGTAATCTTTTGTCTACTTCTTGTTGAGAATTATGGACCCAGAAGTGTGAATATCAAACTAGTCGGCTACAAGCTAAACTGGGCTCCCCATAACCAAAATGGCCTTTTGGTTTGGTTTGCCAACATTTATATGTCATTTAATTTTCTTATACACAACCAATGAAATTATTCCCACAAGTGATATTCCAACGCTTCTTAGCAGTAACACATTTTATTGAATAATTTGAATGTAATTGTTAGTGGCTTTATGTCAACTTTTTCAGAATTGGTGTGGCACATACACCTTTTATCAAAAGCTTTCATTCAATGTTCTATTTGTACTTGTGCTATTGTACTTCCATTCTCATATCTTCATTTCTACTAATGTCCAGCATTATGTGGTACACAGTATGTATGGCCTTATGATGTCTCACAAAGAATTTACTCATTAAATTGATAGGTATTTTATAATCACACAACATGCCAATTGCTCACCTGTTTCATGCAACAAACTTTAATTTTATCATTAACATCTTATCCAGTTTCTCTTTCCTAGTAGTTGTCAATAATAGACCAAAGAAACAAAGAAAGTAGCTGTTTAAGATACTTATTGACCATCATTTTTTATTTACACTCATCTTTATTCATATATTTACTAAAATTGCATTCTGTATATTTTATCTAAATCCTACTCCCCCTTCATGCCATGTTGGATGGAAGAATTTCAAATGAGggtatttcataatttttcaggtcatttttttttaaatgaaagttGCCACATTCTTTAAGTTACTATATTCATGAATGAATATTAGATTCATGAAAGTGGATAGGAGCTTATTTTAGTTGGATTTAACATACTTATATAGGTATTTCAAATCTACCCTCAAGGATTTTATTCATATTCAAGAATCCAACTTTAATTCATGAAGATGGTTAATCAAAGAAAATCTATGTTTTATAAATCCAACAGATTTCAAATTTCTCCATCCAACACAAGATTAAAGTGTAACTTAGCATTGTAGCACATATTGAGCATGCTTACTATGCTCCTCTATAACTGAACAAAAAGCGATGTAGAGTTGATCCTTGCATACACCAACTGAAGTTGAAAATTCACAATCGTCACACTAGTTAATGTCTTAGATCACATTGATAGATTTGATAGCCACTCTCTTTTTTGCCTGAAACCATTACAAAACCATATAAAGGTTTTTACCTTTAATTTTTCTGTTGACCTCCTAGAATGAAATTGTAATTGATCTCAAGGGCTACGAACCAAAAACAAATTGATTTTGTGAGACCTTGTTCATGCTGAAGTATGATTATTTCTCTGTTCCAGAACAAAAGCAGCAGTCTGAAGAACCTAAATCTGAGGAAATGGTGAAACAGCATCACACTAATCATGCACGTGGAGGTGATGATTTTCATCAAACAGAGAGTTGTGAATCTCCTCTAGAAGTGAAGCAGAACTGTTCCAAGGCATCTCATCCTGAACTTATATCAGGACAATTGCTTGCGTCTATTCCACAAGGTCAACCCATTGCCTCTGGTTCAGGACAGAAGCAGCAATCTGAAGAACCTGAATCTGAGGAAATGGCGAGACAGCATCATACTAGTCATGCAAGTGGAGGTGAGGGTATTCATCAAACAGAGAGTTGTGAATCTGCTCTAGAAGTGAAGCAGAACCATTCCAAGGCATCTCATTCTAAACTTATATCAGGACAATTGCTGGCGTCTATTCCACAAGGTCAACCCATTGCCTCTGGTTCAGGACAGAAGCAGCAATCTGAAGAACCTGAATCTAAGGAAATGGCGAGACAGCATCATACTAGTCATGCAAGAGGAGGTGATGGTATTCATCAAACAGAGAATTGTGAATCTGCTCTAGAAGTGAAGCAGAGCCATTCCAAGGCATCTCATCCTGAACTTGTATCAGGACAATTGCTTGCGTCTATTCCACAAGGTCAACCCATTGCCTCTGGTTCAGGACTGAAGCAGCAATCTGAAGAACCTGAATCTGAGCAAATGGTGAAACAGCATCATACTAGTCATGCAAGTGGAGGTGATGATATTCATCAAACAGAGAATAGTGAATCTGCTCTAGAAGTGAAGCAGAACCATTCCAAGGGATCTCATCCTGAACTTATATCAGGACAATTGCTTGCTTCCATTCCACAAGGTCAACCCATTGCCTCTGGTTCAGGACTGAAGCAGCAATCTGAAGAACCTGAATCTGAGGAAATGGTGAAACAGCATCATACTAGTCATGCAAGTGGAAGTGACGATATTCGTCAAACAGAGAGTTGTGAATCTGCTCTAGAAGTGAAGGAGAACTACTCCAAGGCATCTCATCCTGAACTAATATCAGGACAATTGCTTGCTTCTATTCCACAAGGTCAACCCATTGCCTCTGGTTCAGGACAGCAATATCAGCCCTCTACTTCAGGAGAAAAGCAAGAGAAACCAGTGGATGTTGAACATGAAAAGGTGAAGAACATGCAAAGTGAACCACAAACGGAGTTGATTGAATTAAGAAATGATGAAGAGCAAGATACAAATATTGCAAAAAGCAAGCAAACACCAGATGACCTGGATTCTTCTATATGGTATGTTGTGAGTCCACATGGTATCAAAAGGGGGCCTTACTCAATGTCAGTGCTTAAGCAATGGAGTGATACTAGCTACTCAGAATTGAAATTCAAGGTATGGAAGACTGATCAGAGCCCTGAAGAAGCAGTTTTTCTGACTGATGCTATTTGCCAGGTTTTTTCTgccaagaaaagaaaattttgaagtttttCTAGTCAGTACACAAGCAACTTGAAGCCAGGGAATTGTATCTACTTTCTCCAGGAACGAAACTTTTGTTTCTTGTCTATATTCGGATTTTAGTATACAGTAAATCCACCTCACATATAGGAAGCCACAGCCCACAAATATCAATAAAGCAGTAGACCTCAGTGTACATAACCATAGTTTTAATTGCAGCTTTTAAAGAATGAGCTTTATCATGTGCTTGACCAGGCAGTTTCAGTAGTGTTGGATGAAATTATATTGACTTTTGTTGAATTAAGTGTTTACAGGACAAGTTGgatgattttatatatatatatttgccatcatttttctttcaatttggaGATATTATTTTATGGATTCAATGACTCTTTCCATTCCAATTTCTTTCCTTTTCcaaaccaagaaaaaaaaaacaatgaaaagaaaaatatttctttctttcttctcaaTCTCCTTGCACTTTCCAAAACATCTCTTTCCCTTTTCCCAGTTTCCAAAACACTGTTAATTAGTCCCTGCTGCAAATCCTGGCACATCTCATGCCTCTGAAGCAATGTTGTCAAAAACGCATGCCCTTTAGGTGAGAGGGTCCTCCATTGCCCGAAGCGTTAGGTTTTCACTCGAAGTAGGcgctaatttcttttaaaataacaaATAATTAAGTATAGAATGTAAAAAGTCTAACATATCTAcacatataataatttaaattatattcatatttcatAATATATTACATGTTTTAAGCTTTAAGATCAAAAGCAttcatttaataatataaaatgttaaagcaaaaaacaaaaaaatcataAAGTATATgatatgatttaaaattttagatgcattgtttaatttattcattatgtcatGTAAACTCAAAATTCTAATTCTCTAGTAATTGCGTTGATTCGAGGTAAAAACAAATCAAGTCAGCTTTTCTCTTtcacaatttttctttttttttttttaatttctcgccTTTTTCTCGCTTGAAGGGCCCtgataatgcccaggaaagagcagttttcggtttaaactaaaaaattgaatcgaaccgagtcAATTCAGTTCAAAtgattcggttttaaaatttaatcgattaggtttataattttttataatttcggttaatcggttcggttcggttattttcataaaaaaataaaaaaaatcgaaccgaaccaaaattattaatatatatatatcaagaaaatcaaagaaaaccgaaccgaaccctaAGATttaggtttgatcggtttaaaatcgaaccgaacccagttggaaatcaaatgctcaatttataaatttcagtttgatcggtttaaaaccgaaccgaactgatatttatcagtttggttcgattcgattttctcttatcaatcgatttgattcggtttttaaaattttttattttcgattttcAGTTTTTTCAATTCAGTTcggttcaaaaccgaaccgaccgtttgcacacccctaataaTGCCTACCCTCGGCACCTAAACACACCTTAGCAGCGCTTAGTTGAAGGCACCTCGCCTGGAGGCTTCCCAGCGTAGTGCTTGAATTTCACCTAGCTCAGGCGCCTATTGACAACACTGCTTTGAAGATACCATGTTATTGTAGTATGATATTGTTGTAGCCTAAGGGTCAGTTTGTTTGGCATTCAAGTTTAAGCTACTGTTGAGAggctattataaattatttttatattaaatttaatatattttaatcataaaaacattaaattaattaaatattttttaataatatataaaatggcgttctttaaaatatatattttaattttaatgtaaaaaaaagtttaggtaatggtgaaccttgtttaaaaataaaaaagaaaattagtgatttcattacaaattttaaaaaataaatgctAGTTTATGTTTCATTTCGTCATTTGTTTCACCTTTTGTTCCAGTGGCCGCAATAGTGACCAGACAAGTCATAGTCATACTCAATTTCCTATGTAGCAAAATTACAGAAACAAGAATTCAGTTGTGTAATTCTATTCAACAAATGGAACCATAGCAAATGATATTTATAACTCAATTAATAACCTGAAATGACACAATTAATGTCTCCCAGCAATTGTACAAACAGATTAATCTAAAGTTCATGATCTTTTACAAGCTTTCTACAGGGAATCAAATTATTTTTCCCTCCCAAGAAAAAATGACAGACACTATATCATAGCACAATATGCAATGAACTGCAATCCAGATCATCCCTCAAAGGCCATTCTATGTTCACTACGCCACAACATAAAGTTGTATAGAATCTAAATTCAGAATCTAGGAGAGTTTCAGACAACACCTCCCACTTTGTTTGTTAAGCTCACATAAAATTCTTCTCTTTAGTCCTCGGGGCTTCTCTCAGCAGCTTCCTTCCTTAATGTCTGAAGCCTTCCTTTAAGTTTGTTACTTTGTTCAAAATTTGCCTTCCGCTTCACAGCTTTATACAGGACTGGGAcgacttcaaaattttaatgcaaagtCAAGGTCTATATTTTAACTAGATGAACAAGAGACAAACATAATAATTACTCACTTCCTCCTGAAAACATCAATCAAGCTTTATTTTGAGGTCTGTACATTCATCAAAGAATTTTCCAATGGGATGGTCTAAATGACACTGTTGTAACTGCTCAATAGTCTACAAACAATTTTGTTGCTTGATTTAGCAAAAATGAATCCATCTATGCTACAAATACTTTTGTTGATAAATCCTAATTCTGATTGTGCTTTATTCAGGACCAAAAACCATAAGAAATACAATTCAAAGATGTACTAATTTTTTGTACATACATTTTTACAGTGGCCTTTGATCCCTTACAAGCCATAACCAGATGCAATATAAGATAATACCCGTTCATTTGGCATAGATAAGGCAGTATCCCAGATAAAATCTTTGCAAGAGATTGGAAAATTCACCAAATCTCAACTCACCTTACCGCAGAGGAAGCTAGTCACATTTCGCTCCTTTATCAGGCTCAGGAGCTCAAATCATCAAGCTTAATTAgccaaattactaaaaaaaaatatCTTTATTAGTTATCATCTAAAACTAATTTAATGATAGCCCCAataaatcataataattaaattaataattataatgacactattaattaaattataatggcCATAAATTATATCTTATATagtaatgtaatttaattataCTTTTGATTGTacaattatattatttatgacttaattataattgtttaggtttaggattaaggcttagttattgttgttgttattgtcatatatatatatatatatatatatatatatatatatatatatatatacacaaacaaatatatgaatgagttggctcacaaacctgtaaaaaaacaaaTTTATAAGCTTACAAGCTGACTCATGATCTTATAAATGAGCCAACTTGTAAATCTAAATTAATCGAGTATTAGTAAGATCAAGTTTGGCGTGTTTATTAAACAAATCTAAAAATTAGGCTCAAGCACTTCTCATTAAGCCCAGAGCCAATCGTAGCTTTTATCCAAAAGTCTCAAGCAGCTCAGCTTATTTACACTCCCATGGCGATGTTTCTCCTGATAATTAAGTTTTGtggaaaatatatatattaacttgATCTTTCGCACAATGTTACTAGCATTACATTGGCCCTTTAATCTAACAAGCATTATGACCCCAACAAATTCACAAAGTTATAAGTGATCCATCGAaggttaaatgcaagagaaaatctGAGTTTCCCACTAGCATCAACAAATCCTACACAAAATTGAACCATAACGGGAAAAGAAAAGGCAGAAAAGAAAACTCACTTTAGCACATATTAGATGCCTGTGCAATGTCAAAGGAAGATGCATTTTCCTGCAAGCAACTCAACTCCTACAACCCctgcacaaaaaaaaaaagaaaggataaTATTAGTGTTGAGCCCTCACAAGTAAATTGCTAATAAAGTTAATACATCTAATTCTGCAGAAGTCTGAAACTGtaaatgaaattcataaaatcCTCAATCTATAAGCTATTCCACCTTACCAAATCTCAAACAAATTAACAGGTTGAGAGAAACACATTCCATTAACTTCTATTACGTTAAAAAAATTAGCATAAATAAAAAGGGCCAACATAACTCATAAATTCATCAAGAAATTGGAAAGAACCCATCATTCACTGAATCCAAATATATACGAATACATAAAATGCTATAACTCAAGTACCTACATATGCATAGGAAGTATATGAAGAAATGCGTAGAAGGAACCCAGATCAAAAAGGGGGGTCATTAAGTAGAATCTAGAGAAACTAAGAATCAAATTCAGCTCCTTGATACTTGATTAAAAAGTGAGATATGTTAAAACCCACCGGTTTTAGCTCGCATCGAAGTTGTACTGCTCTTCTGTTTGCAGTTGCAGCGCAGTAACGAACCGGCTGCTGGTGAAGAcacggagagagagagagagagagagagagagagagagattgagaCTATGCTTCGCTTCTGCTCTAAACAATCAGCACGACACCGTTTAGATCTCCCATGAATTATGATAAGACGCAGTAGGAAATCCAAGTCTAGATAACAAGTTATTGATCCACACACTGTGCAGTTGtaacttaatttattttatttagaaatatttatattttttatttagaaaatcCCAAAATTGTGTAGTTTCCTGATTTTATTagataattgaatttttttattattatttataatttttccaTGTGTTTGTgcattgaattttttttctttttccttttaaatCTTCTCGGACCAAATTCTCCATTGTTACACAAAtagccctcatttcaccattcCCATTTTCCAAAAATGATCGTACATGAGCATCCAGGACGTGCATGTAACAAAATCTTTTCtccattatattatataatatatatttgtaCATGAAACTAACTTCTAAGAACTCCCATAAGAATGAGCATGAAAAATACTGTCAGGGAAATACAACATGTAATGTTTGCATGAACCAAAGCTACAAAAATTTTCATGCAGAATTTCAATCCACAGTGCAGTAGTTCGTCTACTCATTGCTTTACAGATACAGCCAAGTTGCTTTCTTTACCAAAATGTTGGTATGTTTTCCCTGCTTCCCAAGAGAATTCGGACAATGCTAACTGTTCAAGATATAGTCTCTGGGCTAAAGATTTCGATGGATGGACATGATATCTCTCTCACCATGTGATGGAACTGGCTGCTCCCTGATGCGAGATAAAAGGATGGAAACTTGATCAGTGGCCATGTCCAGCCTTTCTTTTGACTTGGAAGATTCAGTTACTAGAGTTGATACCATGTTCTGCAATAACTGCATTCTTTCTCTATGAACATTTGGAGAATTGTGAAGAAGTTTTGCTGGGGATGTGCTGATCCTACGCCAACGGAAGGGGAGATACCTTTCTGGAATCTGAAAACAATTTCCTGTGGAAAGAACTCGGAAAGCATGCCGACAGAGAATTCCAGAGAACTCAAACTGATGGCAGCTGCAACTAATGATGCCTTCCCTAGGAACCCAATATACTTTACGGCCTCCCTCAAGTTTTGTGTGGTGTCTCACAAGAAAGCCATCTTCCACCTGGAATGATGCATAGTGGGCAGCCAAAACAAGTTGTTCCTGGAGCTTAGAGAAGGCATACGGTGTGAGGACTGTAGCAGCATGGGATTCCATTGGTGCCCCTGTTTTTAGACATACGTTTTGGAGATTCTGCTGCATTGTTTGCTGATCAGCAGCTTGATCTTTAAAATCTATAGCAACAGCAACCTGCTTGTGCAAAGCTAAGTCAAAAATGGGGAGAAGTTTTTTGCcaaaaatatatactaaaataaaaatcTTTCCCCAGCAGCAGAAAGACTCAAGTATTATGCACAAACTAAACTAACTGGCAATCCAGGAGTACTTCCACATTATCATGAACAGAGCcatcaagaaagaagaaaagaattcAAATAAGCATGAATTCACAATTGAAACTACATCAACAGTAACGATAATaaagaataatttaaattttgaacagTGAAGTGAGTACTGGAGGACTCCTGTGAAAATTGGCTTATTGAATTAAATCTGAAACTCATTCTGACTCACTTATTTGACGTGAATAGCAAGATAACATACTTGTTCCACAAAATGTGCAAGCCGAGTCTGTGCGCTCAGAAATCGTTGGATGAAAGCATTAATTGATTTTGAATGCCCAGCTGCTGTCATTCCAGCAAAGAAATGGCTTCTCAAGTATGGTAATGCCCAAAGAGTCCGCAAGGCATACAAGTTTGTGATGTGCCTGTTATTGTGCAGCCCAAAAGAATTAACCATGTCCCTCCAACCCAGTTCAAAATCCTCAATGGACTCCAGATTATAGAGTCGATGGAATTCTGCCTTCCAGTCATTATAACGTTCTCCCAGAACAGCATTAAACCAGGATGGAAACTTTGCTACAATCATCCATATGCAAAGTGCATGTTTCGTTGATGGCATCTCCATTGCTGTTGCCTCCTTAAGGCACATATTTTGGTCAGTTAGAATTGTTTGTGGAGCCTTCCCATTCATAAACCCTAAGAACGCCTTTCATATAAACAACGTAACACAGAACACCAAAGTAAATAT includes:
- the LOC110637779 gene encoding protein FAR1-RELATED SEQUENCE 11 isoform X2, whose translation is MVGIFRRIEKCSKLTSHRLMRNMMSEEAGQMLVVYDEPSEQQSLSLDDTSSTEESPDETRLSLESNNDVIPYIGQRFATHDAAYDFYSEFARRCGFSIRRHRTEGKDGVGKGLTRRYFVCHRAGNTPVKTSNESKPQRNRKSSRCGCQAYMRISKTTELGTPEWRVTGFANHHNHELLEPNQVRFLPAYRTISDMDKSRILMFAKTGISVQQMMRLMELEKCVEPGYLPFTEKDVRNLLQSFRKLDPEDESIDLLKMCRNIKEKDPNFKFEYTLDSNNKLENIAWSYASSIQSYEIFGDAVVFDTTHRLAAFDMPLGIWVGVNNYGMPCFFGCVLLREENLRSLSWALKAFLGFMNGKAPQTILTDQNMCLKEATAMEMPSTKHALCIWMIVAKFPSWFNAVLGERYNDWKAEFHRLYNLESIEDFELGWRDMVNSFGLHNNRHITNLYALRTLWALPYLRSHFFAGMTAAGHSKSINAFIQRFLSAQTRLAHFVEQVAVAIDFKDQAADQQTMQQNLQNVCLKTGAPMESHAATVLTPYAFSKLQEQLVLAAHYASFQVEDGFLVRHHTKLEGGRKVYWVPREGIISCSCHQFEFSGILCRHAFRVLSTGNCFQIPERYLPFRWRRISTSPAKLLHNSPNVHRERMQLLQNMVSTLVTESSKSKERLDMATDQVSILLSRIREQPVPSHGERDIMSIHRNL
- the LOC110637779 gene encoding protein FAR1-RELATED SEQUENCE 11 isoform X3 — encoded protein: MRNMMSEEAGQMLVVYDEPSEQQSLSLDDTSSTEESPDETRLSLESNNDVIPYIGQRFATHDAAYDFYSEFARRCGFSIRRHRTEGKDGVGKGLTRRYFVCHRAGNTPVKTSNESKPQRNRKSSRCGCQAYMRISKTTELGTPEWRVTGFANHHNHELLEPNQVRFLPAYRTISDMDKSRILMFAKTGISVQQMMRLMELEKCVEPGYLPFTEKDVRNLLQSFRKLDPEDESIDLLKMCRNIKEKDPNFKFEYTLDSNNKLENIAWSYASSIQSYEIFGDAVVFDTTHRLAAFDMPLGIWVGVNNYGMPCFFGCVLLREENLRSLSWALKAFLGFMNGKAPQTILTDQNMCLKEATAMEMPSTKHALCIWMIVAKFPSWFNAVLGERYNDWKAEFHRLYNLESIEDFELGWRDMVNSFGLHNNRHITNLYALRTLWALPYLRSHFFAGMTAAGHSKSINAFIQRFLSAQTRLAHFVEQVAVAIDFKDQAADQQTMQQNLQNVCLKTGAPMESHAATVLTPYAFSKLQEQLVLAAHYASFQVEDGFLVRHHTKLEGGRKVYWVPREGIISCSCHQFEFSGILCRHAFRVLSTGNCFQIPERYLPFRWRRISTSPAKLLHNSPNVHRERMQLLQNMVSTLVTESSKSKERLDMATDQVSILLSRIREQPVPSHGERDIMSIHRNL